One window from the genome of Silvimonas iriomotensis encodes:
- a CDS encoding class I SAM-dependent methyltransferase has protein sequence MTSLTLDTPALAQQYDEISDPQYEHGQFLLQALSLKAGDQLLDIGAGTGRLSELAARHHVGPHGQVTALEPLPLRVEIARKRASANHTAEVGQGEDLSRYADGQFDAVILNSVYHWLPDKARVLAEAFRVLKPGGRIGISSAARERPHDIQQIISRALGQNGLGRGHAIGSTPYKVSFAELAKQLEHAGFLVDEIRIRRFADRFPNTQAALDFSAASSFGNFLNEFLPDVRSSLLADIHHALAQYRQADGSLLLYRNLLFAVGKKPNA, from the coding sequence ATGACCAGCCTGACCCTGGATACGCCGGCACTGGCGCAGCAATACGATGAAATCAGCGATCCGCAATACGAGCACGGCCAGTTTTTGCTGCAGGCGCTCTCGCTCAAGGCGGGTGACCAGCTGCTGGATATTGGCGCCGGCACCGGCCGCCTGAGCGAACTGGCCGCGCGCCATCATGTCGGCCCGCACGGCCAGGTCACCGCGCTGGAGCCACTTCCGCTACGTGTCGAGATCGCCCGCAAGCGCGCCTCGGCCAATCACACGGCGGAAGTCGGCCAGGGCGAAGACCTGAGCCGCTATGCCGATGGCCAGTTTGACGCGGTGATCCTCAACAGTGTCTATCACTGGCTGCCCGACAAAGCCCGCGTGCTGGCCGAGGCATTCCGTGTGCTCAAGCCCGGCGGCCGTATTGGCATTAGCTCCGCCGCGCGTGAACGCCCGCACGACATCCAGCAGATCATCAGCCGCGCACTGGGCCAGAACGGCCTTGGCCGCGGTCATGCCATTGGCAGCACGCCTTACAAAGTCAGCTTTGCAGAACTGGCAAAGCAACTGGAGCACGCCGGGTTTCTGGTCGACGAAATCCGTATCCGGCGCTTTGCCGACCGCTTTCCCAACACCCAGGCCGCGCTGGATTTCTCGGCCGCCAGTTCGTTCGGCAACTTCCTGAACGAGTTCCTGCCGGACGTGCGCAGCAGCTTGCTGGCCGATATCCACCACGCCCTGGCGCAATACCGGCAAGCGGACGGATCGTTGCTGCTGTACCGCAACCTGCTGTTTGCCGTGGGGAAAAAACCGAACGCCTGA
- a CDS encoding STAS domain-containing protein: MSEPDDDLPAAPPPALHKLGGDITIFRANELKDDLMQALAVADQHLDLDLSDVQEIDTAGVQLLLSAQQEAAAQNKPLRCHHPSPQLVAVLALLNLTGRLLDAPATSEAGG, encoded by the coding sequence ATGAGCGAGCCCGATGACGACCTCCCGGCGGCCCCGCCGCCCGCCCTGCACAAGCTGGGCGGCGATATCACCATTTTCCGGGCCAATGAACTGAAAGACGACCTGATGCAGGCGCTGGCCGTGGCTGATCAGCACCTGGATCTGGACCTGTCTGACGTGCAGGAGATCGACACCGCCGGCGTGCAGTTGCTGCTTTCTGCCCAGCAAGAAGCCGCGGCGCAGAACAAGCCGCTGCGCTGCCATCACCCCAGCCCGCAACTGGTGGCCGTGCTGGCGCTGCTCAACCTCACCGGGCGCTTGCTGGACGCGCCTGCCACCAGCGAAGCCGGAGGCTGA
- a CDS encoding methyl-accepting chemotaxis protein has product MIDDSRTQLDGIIASLQDVLSARETLLKEIEGLGQFNAELQRMAADVAHIAGQTNLLALNAAIEAARAGEAGRGFAVVADEVRKLSNMSGETGKRIATKIESINHTIESALHAASDISKEEARMIEHSQGVISGVVENFQQAASQLSDTVGQLEQESRSVEHEVQQVLVNLQFQDRISQILEHVKLDMEKLAGLLESRQPLPDEHTWMSELERSYTTLEQRYAHHGESATPAAAPSGGIEFF; this is encoded by the coding sequence ATGATTGATGACTCCCGCACGCAACTGGACGGCATTATCGCCTCGCTCCAGGACGTGCTCAGCGCCCGCGAAACCCTCCTCAAGGAAATCGAAGGTCTGGGGCAGTTCAATGCCGAACTGCAACGCATGGCCGCCGATGTCGCCCACATTGCCGGGCAAACCAATCTGCTGGCGCTCAATGCCGCCATTGAAGCGGCCCGCGCCGGTGAAGCCGGGCGCGGCTTTGCCGTGGTGGCCGACGAAGTACGCAAGCTCTCCAACATGTCGGGCGAAACCGGCAAGCGCATTGCCACCAAGATCGAATCGATCAACCACACCATTGAATCTGCACTGCACGCCGCGAGCGATATCTCCAAAGAAGAAGCCCGCATGATCGAGCACAGCCAGGGCGTGATCAGCGGCGTGGTCGAGAACTTCCAGCAGGCGGCCAGCCAGCTCTCTGACACTGTGGGCCAACTGGAACAGGAAAGCCGCTCGGTCGAGCACGAGGTGCAGCAGGTGCTGGTCAACCTGCAATTCCAGGATCGCATCAGCCAGATTCTGGAACACGTGAAGCTGGATATGGAAAAGCTGGCGGGCTTGCTGGAATCGCGGCAGCCCTTGCCGGATGAACACACCTGGATGAGTGAACTGGAGCGCAGCTACACCACGCTGGAACAGCGCTACGCCCACCACGGCGAGAGCGCGACGCCCGCAGCGGCGCCCTCCGGCGGCATCGAGTTCTTCTGA
- a CDS encoding ABC transporter substrate-binding protein: protein MKQHFLRTLAALALATLTLTTPAHAEDKPTVIRIAYPGAGTGGRPLGDTNFIASANYLSALEKEFKADGIKVQWTFFPGAGPAVNEQAANGLVDFAYHGDLPLIVGRSTGISHHIILGVARFGPTYVVTPVDSQAKTLQDLKGKTLSTFKGTANQLVLDRVLEANGLTEKDFTILTQNADNQKASLATKTIDGTIISPWDLEARGIAKRLVTIQRDPKITSVGTFWVTTDFEKKYPQIVQRVVNVLVKTAQWTADEANRDKLFHQWAQSGNTGYGDYLKNYQGYQLKEVNNPLLDDYYRATLQKSVNEAKRYKLIRHDVSLDGWIEPKYLQTALKEQHLEHFWDEYDANGNIKK from the coding sequence ATGAAACAGCACTTTTTGCGCACCCTGGCCGCCCTGGCGCTGGCCACATTGACCCTGACCACACCGGCCCATGCCGAAGACAAACCGACCGTGATCCGCATTGCCTACCCGGGTGCGGGAACCGGTGGCCGGCCGCTGGGCGATACCAACTTCATTGCGTCGGCCAATTACCTCTCGGCGCTGGAAAAAGAATTCAAGGCGGACGGCATCAAGGTGCAATGGACGTTCTTCCCCGGCGCCGGCCCGGCCGTGAATGAACAAGCCGCCAACGGCCTGGTGGATTTTGCCTACCACGGCGACTTGCCGCTGATCGTGGGCCGCTCTACCGGTATCTCTCACCACATCATTCTGGGCGTGGCGCGCTTTGGCCCGACCTACGTGGTCACGCCGGTAGATAGCCAGGCCAAAACCCTGCAAGACCTCAAAGGCAAGACGCTGTCGACCTTCAAGGGCACAGCCAACCAGCTGGTGCTGGACCGCGTGCTGGAAGCCAACGGCCTGACCGAGAAAGACTTCACCATCCTCACCCAGAACGCCGACAACCAGAAGGCCTCGCTGGCGACCAAGACTATCGACGGCACCATCATTTCGCCGTGGGATCTGGAAGCACGCGGTATCGCCAAACGGTTGGTCACCATCCAGCGCGATCCCAAAATCACCTCGGTCGGGACGTTCTGGGTCACCACGGATTTTGAAAAGAAGTACCCGCAGATCGTGCAGCGCGTGGTGAACGTGCTGGTGAAAACCGCGCAGTGGACAGCCGATGAAGCCAACCGCGACAAGCTGTTTCACCAGTGGGCGCAGTCGGGTAACACCGGTTATGGCGACTACCTGAAGAACTATCAGGGGTATCAGCTCAAGGAAGTCAACAACCCGCTGCTGGACGATTACTACCGCGCCACGCTGCAAAAATCGGTGAACGAAGCCAAACGCTACAAGCTGATCCGCCACGACGTCAGCCTGGATGGCTGGATTGAACCCAAGTACCTGCAAACGGCGCTCAAAGAGCAGCATCTTGAGCACTTCTGGGACGAATACGACGCCAACGGCAATATCAAGAAGTAA
- a CDS encoding response regulator, whose amino-acid sequence MAKTILIVDDSFSLRQTLGIALKGAGYDVVEAVDGKDALAKLDGRKFNLIISDVNMPNMDGISFVKAAKLLPAYKFTPIIMLTTEGDEAKKAEGRAAGVRAWVIKPFQPPVLLDAVAKLIMA is encoded by the coding sequence ATGGCAAAGACCATCCTGATTGTTGACGACTCGTTCAGCCTGCGCCAGACCCTGGGCATTGCGCTCAAAGGCGCCGGTTACGATGTGGTCGAAGCCGTGGATGGCAAGGATGCGCTGGCCAAACTGGATGGCCGCAAGTTCAACCTGATCATCTCTGATGTGAACATGCCGAACATGGACGGCATCAGCTTTGTCAAGGCAGCCAAGCTGCTGCCCGCCTACAAGTTCACCCCCATCATCATGCTGACCACCGAAGGCGACGAAGCCAAGAAGGCCGAAGGACGCGCCGCCGGCGTACGGGCCTGGGTGATCAAACCGTTCCAGCCGCCGGTGCTGCTTGATGCCGTCGCCAAACTGATCATGGCCTGA
- a CDS encoding DUF3138 domain-containing protein: MQLSKKHRKKLVVGASLLALAGTSHAAAPSTEELEKKIEALQAAVDSLKQQLQAQKTATTTPTPAPAAVAATDGVPAASAEADPASQVATRQDIDGLRADLENYKYQQQHDHDTGQALTLRNTNINGTIQARYAAETPSVSGGAASPSSPRNSGFSIPLALVSFSGSLYKDYKEGRNLDYRLQLGYAQSSPPSANNYFNVQDAYLRYSPVPSGGDLENPIFNLTLGQQLMPFGLEIQTDESLRPVINNAQFLNGTGLGFRQIGLIARGDYSPNVDYSSNYRAPLFEYAIGVVNGSGPNVQDNNNNKGFVARATYTLPVDYTSWLRELKIGASYYQGGLSLVNGSTTVNPLGYDHFYGVDVYYNHFPFGATYEYVQARNKDAISGVGTPGVKGTSNTFTAFYTWGEQFLNSSKSQAKYDDYWPKSYQAFARWDQWNPNTSLSEAKSAKSTIATLGLNVFFAQTTKFQLNFNRYLYENAAVANPATKSDISELLAQFQFGF, translated from the coding sequence ATGCAATTATCAAAAAAACACCGGAAAAAACTGGTGGTCGGCGCCAGCTTGCTGGCCCTGGCCGGCACCAGCCACGCCGCCGCACCCAGCACTGAAGAGCTGGAAAAAAAGATTGAAGCGCTGCAAGCGGCGGTAGACAGCCTCAAGCAGCAACTGCAGGCACAGAAAACCGCCACCACCACACCAACACCTGCTCCCGCCGCTGTCGCCGCCACGGATGGTGTACCGGCCGCCAGCGCCGAGGCCGATCCGGCCAGCCAGGTGGCCACCCGCCAGGATATCGACGGCCTGCGCGCGGACCTGGAAAACTACAAGTACCAACAGCAGCACGATCACGACACCGGCCAGGCGCTGACGCTGCGCAATACCAATATCAACGGCACGATCCAGGCCCGTTACGCCGCTGAAACGCCATCGGTGAGCGGTGGCGCGGCGTCGCCCTCCAGCCCGCGCAATTCCGGCTTCAGCATCCCGCTGGCTTTGGTGTCGTTCTCGGGCAGTCTGTACAAGGATTACAAGGAAGGCCGCAACCTGGATTACCGCCTGCAGCTGGGCTACGCGCAAAGCTCGCCCCCGTCGGCCAACAACTATTTCAACGTGCAGGATGCCTATCTGCGCTATAGCCCCGTCCCCAGCGGCGGCGATCTGGAAAACCCGATCTTCAACCTGACCCTGGGTCAGCAACTGATGCCGTTCGGTCTGGAAATCCAGACAGATGAATCGCTGCGTCCGGTCATCAACAACGCGCAGTTCCTCAATGGCACGGGCCTTGGGTTCCGCCAGATCGGCCTGATCGCGCGGGGCGATTACTCGCCCAATGTGGATTATTCCTCCAACTACCGCGCGCCCTTGTTTGAGTACGCCATCGGCGTGGTGAACGGCAGCGGCCCCAACGTGCAGGACAACAATAACAACAAGGGCTTTGTGGCCCGCGCCACCTATACGCTGCCGGTGGATTACACCAGCTGGCTGCGCGAGCTGAAGATTGGCGCCTCGTACTACCAGGGCGGGCTGAGCCTGGTGAATGGTTCGACCACCGTGAACCCGCTGGGATACGACCACTTCTACGGCGTGGATGTGTACTACAACCACTTCCCGTTTGGCGCGACCTATGAATACGTGCAGGCCCGCAACAAAGACGCCATCAGCGGCGTCGGCACACCGGGCGTGAAGGGCACCAGCAATACCTTCACCGCGTTCTATACGTGGGGCGAACAGTTCCTCAACAGCTCCAAGAGCCAGGCCAAGTACGACGATTACTGGCCCAAGTCCTACCAGGCATTTGCCCGCTGGGACCAATGGAACCCCAACACGTCGTTGTCAGAGGCCAAGAGCGCCAAGTCGACCATCGCCACGCTGGGCCTGAATGTGTTCTTCGCCCAGACCACCAAGTTCCAGCTCAACTTCAACCGCTATCTGTACGAGAACGCGGCCGTCGCCAACCCGGCCACCAAGTCAGACATCTCTGAATTGCTGGCGCAGTTCCAGTTCGGCTTCTGA
- a CDS encoding nitroreductase family protein — MSHTLLQARYGSAQTPIAAAPLNATLHTLLAHRSVRAFLPDPVSAETLSVLIAAAQSAATSSNLQAWSVVAVQNPERKARLAALAANQAHIKEAPLLLVFLADLSRLERTAGRQQHSVDGLQYLESFVLAAIDAALAAQNVVSAAESLGLGTVYIGAIRNQPEAVAAELNLPGQVFPVFGLVVGTPDPARPASVKPRLPQSVVLHHEQYESAPEAAAIAGYDEILKAFYASQGLPPVPWSQHVLGRVKDAAALNGRDRLAQAARTLGFGLV, encoded by the coding sequence ATGAGCCATACCTTGTTGCAGGCGCGTTATGGCAGCGCCCAAACCCCGATCGCAGCAGCACCGCTGAATGCCACGCTGCACACCTTGCTGGCCCATCGTTCAGTGCGCGCGTTTTTGCCTGACCCGGTCAGCGCGGAAACGCTGAGCGTGTTGATTGCCGCCGCGCAATCGGCCGCGACTTCATCCAACCTGCAGGCCTGGAGCGTGGTGGCGGTGCAAAACCCGGAACGCAAAGCGCGGCTGGCGGCGCTGGCCGCCAACCAGGCACATATCAAGGAAGCGCCGCTGTTGCTGGTGTTTCTGGCTGATCTGTCCCGGCTTGAACGCACGGCAGGCCGGCAGCAACACAGCGTGGATGGCTTGCAGTATCTGGAGTCCTTTGTGTTGGCCGCCATTGACGCTGCCTTGGCCGCGCAGAACGTGGTCTCGGCGGCCGAGTCTCTGGGGCTGGGCACCGTGTATATCGGCGCGATCCGCAATCAGCCTGAAGCGGTTGCCGCAGAGCTCAATTTGCCCGGCCAGGTGTTTCCGGTGTTCGGGCTGGTGGTAGGAACGCCCGATCCCGCCCGGCCGGCGTCAGTCAAACCCCGCCTGCCGCAAAGCGTGGTGCTGCATCACGAGCAATACGAAAGCGCACCGGAAGCCGCGGCCATCGCCGGTTACGATGAAATCCTCAAAGCCTTTTACGCCAGCCAGGGGCTGCCGCCGGTACCGTGGTCGCAGCATGTGCTGGGCCGGGTGAAAGACGCTGCCGCGCTCAATGGGCGTGATCGACTGGCGCAAGCGGCCAGAACACTGGGCTTTGGCCTGGTTTGA
- a CDS encoding CAP domain-containing protein — MNLPSMRTGCRLPALVGLCGLLVACGGGDGSGDPASNANTAAPTSTVASGTAFAPIDTSNRAEVMTHYNNDFLSLQATPFSWTGNVSQCNAGDTPLAYKNAVVRLVNYYRAMAGLPGNVTLSLDLSAQAQQAALMMDANNTLDHNPPASWACYTTAGATAAGSSDLSLGTPWLNQGIGGIRLYVTDVGITTLGHRRWVLYSRLAVVGSGDTPRADALWVVGNDGPAYTPANGIAWPPPGYVPRDEHIFEPASMQWSFSYPDADFSAATVSMTDDAGNAVAVSGVGELDRGYADDTLGWTINGSSWDRNPNDTRLNVTINHVMIGGVDRSFSYTVTFVSP, encoded by the coding sequence TTGAATCTGCCTTCTATGCGTACAGGTTGTCGCCTGCCTGCCCTCGTGGGGCTGTGTGGCCTGCTGGTGGCCTGCGGCGGGGGTGACGGCAGCGGCGATCCGGCCAGCAACGCCAACACGGCCGCACCGACCAGCACCGTGGCCAGCGGCACCGCGTTTGCGCCGATCGACACCAGCAACCGCGCCGAAGTCATGACGCATTACAACAACGATTTTCTGTCCCTGCAGGCCACGCCGTTTTCCTGGACCGGCAATGTGAGCCAGTGCAATGCCGGTGATACCCCGCTGGCCTACAAGAACGCCGTGGTGCGCCTCGTGAACTACTACCGGGCCATGGCCGGGCTGCCGGGGAATGTCACGCTGTCGCTGGATCTCTCGGCGCAAGCCCAGCAGGCCGCGCTGATGATGGATGCCAACAACACGCTGGATCACAACCCGCCAGCATCGTGGGCCTGTTACACCACCGCGGGCGCCACTGCGGCGGGCAGTTCGGACCTCTCGCTGGGGACGCCCTGGCTCAATCAGGGCATTGGCGGTATCCGCCTGTATGTAACAGATGTGGGCATTACCACGCTGGGGCACCGGCGCTGGGTGCTGTATTCGCGCCTGGCCGTCGTGGGCAGCGGCGATACCCCGCGCGCCGACGCGCTGTGGGTGGTCGGCAATGATGGCCCGGCGTACACCCCGGCCAACGGCATTGCCTGGCCGCCACCGGGTTATGTCCCGCGTGACGAGCATATTTTTGAACCTGCCAGCATGCAGTGGTCGTTCTCGTATCCGGATGCGGATTTTTCAGCGGCCACCGTCAGCATGACGGACGACGCCGGCAACGCCGTGGCCGTGTCTGGCGTGGGCGAACTGGATCGGGGCTACGCCGATGACACCCTCGGCTGGACCATCAACGGCAGCAGCTGGGATCGCAACCCGAACGACACCCGGCTCAACGTCACCATCAATCACGTGATGATCGGCGGGGTGGACCGGTCATTCAGTTATACGGTGACCTTCGTATCACCGTGA
- a CDS encoding ABC transporter permease, with translation MSADSSTAVILAAPARPAPGASRLAGVLVKASHVLAGAIVPLLLLALWQHAASAHWLPVQLLPSPALVYASFIDLWQSGDLTSNLVISLKRVGWSLLLGGGAGLVLGVLFGFSRRARAYLYPTFEVVAQFPVIGWIPLLIIFVGIGEPLKVLAISLAVIVPVTVQTTKGIAQVPRPLLDVARVYRFSLPQVITRVVLPSALPTLFNGLRQAVMQAWLALVFVELLAAGEGVGYLMVWGRQLLQLDLVVVAMILIGIVGVVLDRLLALIEQRLQRWRRNAF, from the coding sequence ATGTCTGCAGACAGTTCTACCGCCGTCATCCTGGCGGCCCCTGCCCGCCCCGCCCCGGGTGCCTCCCGGCTGGCGGGCGTGCTGGTCAAAGCCAGTCATGTGCTGGCAGGCGCGATTGTGCCCTTGCTGCTGCTGGCCCTGTGGCAACACGCCGCCAGCGCGCACTGGCTGCCGGTGCAATTGCTGCCCTCGCCGGCGCTGGTTTACGCCTCGTTCATCGATCTGTGGCAAAGCGGCGACCTGACCAGCAACCTTGTGATCAGCCTCAAACGTGTGGGCTGGAGCTTGCTGCTGGGCGGCGGCGCGGGCCTGGTGCTGGGCGTGCTGTTCGGGTTCTCCCGCCGCGCCCGTGCGTATCTGTACCCGACATTTGAAGTGGTGGCGCAGTTTCCGGTGATTGGCTGGATTCCGCTGCTGATCATCTTCGTCGGCATTGGCGAGCCGCTGAAAGTGCTGGCGATTTCGCTGGCCGTGATCGTGCCCGTCACCGTGCAGACCACCAAAGGGATCGCCCAGGTACCACGCCCTTTGCTGGATGTCGCGCGGGTTTACCGCTTCAGCCTGCCCCAGGTGATCACGCGTGTGGTGCTGCCCAGCGCATTGCCCACGCTGTTTAACGGCCTGCGCCAGGCCGTGATGCAGGCATGGCTGGCCCTGGTGTTTGTCGAGTTGCTGGCGGCGGGCGAAGGCGTGGGATACCTGATGGTGTGGGGCCGCCAGTTGCTGCAACTGGATCTCGTCGTCGTCGCCATGATCCTGATCGGCATCGTCGGCGTGGTGCTGGATCGCTTGCTGGCGTTGATCGAACAGCGCCTGCAACGCTGGCGTCGTAACGCGTTTTAA
- a CDS encoding chemotaxis protein CheA, which yields MDMDMARDALVQEARELLSAMEAALLQIESSGVDSEAINAIFRAAHTIKGSAGLFAFNRIVSFTHIVESVLDRVRNGVLPIDDAMLSLLLNCGDYIAQLVDAIAARLEEVEPDPARRAELEAQLNLLLDEHDRAPAHPSAPAPAPAAPVSAEPVASADPVASPYWHLSLRFSPDVLRMGLDPLSFLQYLGNVGTLLNLQTLPEGLPPLAQLDPEQAWIGFELDLQSEEDRAAIDGVFDFIRDDASILVLPPHAAMAEYRALLAARNDPPMLAALLAQGTLTADEAARALLPEQATVESVPVITPAAAVEPAIKAPANTARGGDEKKGGYEQKFIKIEVSKLDQLIDLVGELVIAGAGASLIANRRKDSQFEEAVQSIAELVEHIRDAALNLRMVPIGEVFQRFPRVVRDISHELGKEIDLVVTGADTELDKSMVERLSDPLMHIVRNAMDHGIEATDARLAAGKPVAGTLRLNAYHESGSIVIEVSDDGRGLNKTRILAKAVERGLVTADQPLTEREVFRLIFEPGFSTAEQITNLSGRGVGMDVVKKNIESLRGEVEIVSTEGAGTTVRIRLPLTLAIIDGFQVMVNESVFVIPLDLVIECIDLAGLDGHHDIVKLRGEPLPFIRLRELFELPALEHGRESLVVVQFGQQRAGLVVDRLLGEFQAVIKPLGELFSRIKSISGSTILGDGRVALILDVANLVHQAVQQQAAPQNSKAGTGLVSPQKSNG from the coding sequence ATGGATATGGACATGGCCCGTGACGCGCTGGTGCAAGAAGCGCGTGAGCTGTTAAGCGCCATGGAAGCGGCGCTGCTGCAGATCGAGTCTTCCGGCGTGGATAGCGAGGCGATCAACGCCATTTTCCGCGCGGCCCATACCATCAAGGGATCGGCCGGGCTGTTTGCCTTCAACCGCATCGTCAGCTTCACGCACATTGTGGAAAGCGTGCTGGACCGCGTGCGCAACGGCGTGCTGCCGATTGACGATGCCATGCTGTCCTTGCTGCTGAACTGTGGCGACTACATTGCGCAACTGGTGGATGCCATTGCCGCGCGGCTGGAAGAAGTCGAGCCTGATCCGGCCCGGCGCGCCGAACTGGAAGCGCAGCTAAACCTGCTGCTGGATGAACACGACCGCGCGCCCGCCCACCCCAGTGCACCGGCGCCGGCACCCGCAGCGCCAGTCAGTGCCGAACCTGTCGCCAGCGCAGACCCGGTGGCCAGCCCGTACTGGCATTTGTCGCTGCGGTTTTCGCCCGACGTTCTGCGTATGGGGCTTGATCCGCTTTCGTTTCTGCAATACCTGGGCAATGTCGGCACCTTGCTCAACCTGCAGACCTTGCCGGAAGGGCTGCCACCCTTGGCACAACTGGACCCGGAGCAAGCCTGGATCGGCTTTGAACTGGATCTGCAATCTGAAGAAGACCGCGCCGCGATTGATGGCGTGTTCGATTTCATCCGCGATGACGCCAGCATTCTGGTCCTGCCGCCGCACGCCGCCATGGCCGAATACCGCGCCTTGCTGGCGGCGCGCAATGACCCGCCAATGCTGGCCGCGCTACTGGCACAGGGCACGCTGACCGCCGATGAAGCCGCGCGCGCCTTGCTGCCAGAACAAGCCACGGTGGAATCCGTGCCCGTCATCACGCCGGCAGCCGCGGTTGAACCCGCCATCAAGGCACCGGCCAATACGGCCCGCGGTGGTGATGAAAAGAAAGGCGGCTACGAGCAGAAATTCATCAAGATCGAGGTCTCCAAACTGGATCAGCTGATTGATCTGGTGGGCGAACTGGTGATTGCCGGCGCGGGCGCCAGCCTGATCGCCAACCGCCGCAAGGATTCGCAGTTTGAAGAAGCCGTGCAGTCGATTGCCGAACTGGTCGAACACATCCGCGATGCTGCGCTGAACCTGCGCATGGTGCCGATCGGTGAAGTGTTCCAGCGCTTTCCGCGCGTGGTGCGCGACATCAGCCACGAACTGGGCAAAGAGATTGATCTGGTGGTGACGGGGGCCGATACCGAACTCGACAAAAGCATGGTCGAGCGTTTGTCTGATCCGCTGATGCACATTGTGCGCAATGCCATGGACCACGGCATTGAGGCGACCGATGCGCGCCTGGCCGCAGGCAAGCCCGTGGCCGGGACGCTGCGGCTTAATGCCTATCACGAATCGGGCAGCATCGTGATTGAGGTCTCTGACGACGGCCGCGGCCTGAACAAGACCCGTATTCTGGCCAAGGCCGTTGAACGGGGTCTGGTCACCGCCGACCAGCCCCTGACCGAGCGCGAAGTCTTCCGGCTGATTTTCGAGCCGGGGTTTTCCACGGCCGAGCAGATCACCAACCTGTCCGGCCGCGGCGTGGGCATGGACGTGGTCAAAAAGAATATCGAGTCTTTGCGCGGCGAGGTCGAGATCGTCAGCACCGAGGGGGCCGGCACCACCGTGCGCATCCGCTTGCCGCTGACGCTGGCGATTATCGACGGCTTCCAGGTCATGGTGAACGAGTCGGTGTTCGTGATCCCGCTTGATCTGGTGATCGAGTGTATTGATCTGGCCGGCCTCGATGGCCATCACGACATTGTGAAACTGCGCGGCGAGCCGCTGCCCTTTATCCGCCTGCGCGAGTTGTTTGAACTGCCGGCGCTGGAACACGGGCGCGAAAGTCTGGTGGTGGTGCAGTTTGGCCAGCAACGCGCCGGCCTGGTGGTTGACCGGTTGCTGGGCGAGTTCCAGGCCGTGATCAAACCGCTGGGCGAACTGTTTTCCCGTATCAAAAGTATCAGTGGCTCCACCATTCTGGGCGACGGCAGGGTGGCGCTGATTCTGGATGTCGCCAATCTGGTGCATCAGGCCGTGCAGCAACAGGCCGCACCGCAAAACAGCAAGGCCGGCACCGGTCTTGTTTCACCACAAAAAAGCAATGGATGA